A portion of the Echeneis naucrates chromosome 5, fEcheNa1.1, whole genome shotgun sequence genome contains these proteins:
- the LOC115044001 gene encoding growth/differentiation factor 11-like isoform X2, with protein sequence MPRYNFLLCLMVLISLGQSGSDEPNLLLPPASETPTDAGLSLLDEDSGAHECSACVWREQSKVLRLETIKSQILSKLRLKQAPNISREVVNQLLPKAPPLQQLLDHHDFQGDASSQDEFMEEDEYHATTESVITMASEPEPLVQVNGKPSCCFFKFSPKLMFTKVLKAQLWVYLRPLQQTSTVYLQILRLKPVTEQGSRHIRIRSLKIELNSRVGHWQSIDFKHVLQNWFKQPHTNWGIDINAFDESGNDLAVTSLRPGEEGLPFLEVKVLETTKRSRRNLGLDCDEHSTESRCCRYPLTVDFEAFGWDWIIAPKRYKANYCSGQCEYMFMQKYPHTHLVQHANPRGSAGPCCTPTKMSPINMLYFNDKQQIIHGKIPGMVVDRCGCS encoded by the exons ATGCCGAGGTACAACTTCTTACTGTGCTTGATGGTGCTCATCTCCCTGGGACAGTCGGGGAGCGATGAGCCcaatctgctgctgcctccGGCCAGCGAGACGCCCACGGACGCCGGGCTGTCCCTGCTGGACGAGGACTCCGGTGCCCACGAGTGTTCCGCCTGCGTCTGGAGGGAGCAGAGCAAAGTGCTGAGGCTGGAGACCATCAAGTCCCAGATCCTGAGCAAACTGCGTCTGAAGCAGGCGCCCAACATCAGCCGGGAGGTGGTCAATCAGCTGCTGCCCAAGGCGCCTccgctccagcagctcctggacCATCACGACTTCCAGGGAGACGCGTCGTCCCAGGATGAGTTTATGGAGGAGGATGAGTACCACGCCACCACGGAGTCCGTGATCACCATGGCCTCCGAGC CGGAGCCTCTGGTGCAGGTGAACGGGAAGCCGAGTTGCTGCTTCTTCAAGTTCAGCCCCAAACTGATGTTCACCAAGGTGCTGAAGGCTCAGCTGTGGGTTTACCTACGACCGCTGCAGCAGACCTCCACCGTCTACCTGCAGATCCTACGACTGAAGCCCGTCACAGAGCAGGGCAGTCGCCACATCCGTATCCGCTCCCTCAAGATAGAGCTCAACTCCAGAGTCGGACACTGGCAAAGCATTGACTTTAAGCACGTGTTGCAGAACTGGTTCAAACAGCCACACACCAACTGGGGAATCGACATCAATGCCTTTGATGAGAGCGGCAATGACCTGGCAGTTACCTCACTGCGACCTGGGGAGGAGGGGCTG CCGTTCCTGGAAGTGAAGGTTCTGGAGACGACCAAACGTTCTCGGAGAAACCTGGGCCTGGACTGCGACGAGCACTCCACGGAGTCTCGCTGCTGTCGCTACCCTCTGACGGTTGATTTTGAGGCGTTCGGCTGGGACTGGATCATTGCTCCCAAACGCTACAAAGCCAACTACTGCTCCGGCCAGTGCGAGTATATGTTCATGCAGAAGTACCCGCACACCCACCTGGTGCAGCACGCCAACCCCCGAGGCTCTGCAGGACCCTGCTGTACCCCGACTAAGATGTCCCCCATTAACATGCTCTACTTCAATGATAAGCAGCAGATCATCCACGGCAAGATCCCGGGGATGGTGGTGGATAGATGTGGCTGCTCTTAG
- the gpr25 gene encoding probable G-protein coupled receptor 25: protein MDTYSDDPSYEYYNDSESFEDDFFNMSISLNCPSSNFTGSSTLLPIAYYLIFLTGFLGNLFVISVMASKGGRGGRLVDTFIVNLALADFIFVLTLPLWAISASRNGSWDFGPAGNLLCKLSSYIIAVNRFSNIFFLTCMSVDRYLAVVKLMDSKYMRSSRCIRATCAAVWLSSLVLGIPSLVYRGVDDGQECMEKEDSVVFLGLSLTMVLLTFVFPVVIIGFCYGIIVMHLSNNCVAAVNPRAQARRRHSFKMVLSIIVAFVVSWLPFNIFKTIIIGSQLSSVDLSCETLSWQRNGLLISCCLAFLNSCVNPAIYLFLDHHFRRRALLLLKMCVGKPKSAYGHHSSASLSNLGTSESLGTSGGRIQLQGID, encoded by the coding sequence ATGGATACCTACTCTGATGACCCAAGTTATGAGTACTACAACGACAGCGAGAGTTTTGAAGATGACTTTTTTAATATGAGCATCTCTCTGAATTGCCCCAGCTCAAACTTTAccggctccagcaccctcctgCCCATAGCCTATTACCTCATATTTTTGACGGGATTTTTGGGAAACCTCTTTGTCATCTCGGTCATGGCAAGCAAAGGTGGGAGAGGCGGCCGACTGGTGGACACGTTTATCGTCAACCTTGCCCTGGCCGACTTCATCTTCGTCCTCACCCTGCCGCTGTGGGCCATCTCTGCGAGCAGGAACGGCAGCTGGGACTTTGGGCCGGCCGGGAACCTGCTGTGCAAGCTGAGCAGCTACATCATTGCCGTGAACCGCTTCTCCAACATCTTCTTTCTCACCTGCATGAGCGTCGATCGCTATTTGGCTGTGGTGAAGCTGATGGATTCAAAGTACATGAGGAGTAGCAGGTGCATACGGGCCACCTGTGCTGCAGTCTGGCTGAGCTCCCTGGTGCTGGGCATCCCATCTTTGGTCTACCGAGGAGTGGATGATGGGCAAGAATGTATGGAAAAGGAAGACTCGGTTGTTTTTCTGGGCCTGAGTCTGACCATGGTGTTACTCACTTTTGTCTTTCCAGTGGTAATCATTGGGTTCTGCTACGGCATCATCGTCATGCATCTCAGCAACAACTGCGTTGCTGCAGTAAATCCCCGAGCTCAAGCCCGGCGCAGACACTCCTTCAAAATGGTCCTCTCCATTATAGTGGCCTTTGTGGTGTCCTGGCTGCccttcaacattttcaaaaccatCATCATCGGTTCACAGCTCTCGAGCGTGGATCTGAGCTGTGAAACTCTGTCGTGGCAGAGAAATGGGCTCCTTATCTCATGCTGCCTCGCCTTCCTCAACAGTTGCGTGAATCCAGCCATATACTTATTCCTAGACCATCACTTCAGACGACGCGCCCTGCTCCTGCTCAAGATGTGCGTAGGAAAGCCAAAGTCAGCTTATGGCCACCACTCTTCAGCTTCCCTCAGCAACCTGGGCACCTCAGAGAGCCTTGGAACAAGTGGAGGGAGAATTCAGCTTCAGGGGATTGACTAG
- the LOC115044001 gene encoding growth/differentiation factor 11-like isoform X1, whose translation MPRYNFLLCLMVLISLGQSGSDEPNLLLPPASETPTDAGLSLLDEDSGAHECSACVWREQSKVLRLETIKSQILSKLRLKQAPNISREVVNQLLPKAPPLQQLLDHHDFQGDASSQDEFMEEDEYHATTESVITMASEPEPLVQVNGKPSCCFFKFSPKLMFTKVLKAQLWVYLRPLQQTSTVYLQILRLKPVTEQGSRHIRIRSLKIELNSRVGHWQSIDFKHVLQNWFKQPHTNWGIDINAFDESGNDLAVTSLRPGEEGLQPFLEVKVLETTKRSRRNLGLDCDEHSTESRCCRYPLTVDFEAFGWDWIIAPKRYKANYCSGQCEYMFMQKYPHTHLVQHANPRGSAGPCCTPTKMSPINMLYFNDKQQIIHGKIPGMVVDRCGCS comes from the exons ATGCCGAGGTACAACTTCTTACTGTGCTTGATGGTGCTCATCTCCCTGGGACAGTCGGGGAGCGATGAGCCcaatctgctgctgcctccGGCCAGCGAGACGCCCACGGACGCCGGGCTGTCCCTGCTGGACGAGGACTCCGGTGCCCACGAGTGTTCCGCCTGCGTCTGGAGGGAGCAGAGCAAAGTGCTGAGGCTGGAGACCATCAAGTCCCAGATCCTGAGCAAACTGCGTCTGAAGCAGGCGCCCAACATCAGCCGGGAGGTGGTCAATCAGCTGCTGCCCAAGGCGCCTccgctccagcagctcctggacCATCACGACTTCCAGGGAGACGCGTCGTCCCAGGATGAGTTTATGGAGGAGGATGAGTACCACGCCACCACGGAGTCCGTGATCACCATGGCCTCCGAGC CGGAGCCTCTGGTGCAGGTGAACGGGAAGCCGAGTTGCTGCTTCTTCAAGTTCAGCCCCAAACTGATGTTCACCAAGGTGCTGAAGGCTCAGCTGTGGGTTTACCTACGACCGCTGCAGCAGACCTCCACCGTCTACCTGCAGATCCTACGACTGAAGCCCGTCACAGAGCAGGGCAGTCGCCACATCCGTATCCGCTCCCTCAAGATAGAGCTCAACTCCAGAGTCGGACACTGGCAAAGCATTGACTTTAAGCACGTGTTGCAGAACTGGTTCAAACAGCCACACACCAACTGGGGAATCGACATCAATGCCTTTGATGAGAGCGGCAATGACCTGGCAGTTACCTCACTGCGACCTGGGGAGGAGGGGCTG CAGCCGTTCCTGGAAGTGAAGGTTCTGGAGACGACCAAACGTTCTCGGAGAAACCTGGGCCTGGACTGCGACGAGCACTCCACGGAGTCTCGCTGCTGTCGCTACCCTCTGACGGTTGATTTTGAGGCGTTCGGCTGGGACTGGATCATTGCTCCCAAACGCTACAAAGCCAACTACTGCTCCGGCCAGTGCGAGTATATGTTCATGCAGAAGTACCCGCACACCCACCTGGTGCAGCACGCCAACCCCCGAGGCTCTGCAGGACCCTGCTGTACCCCGACTAAGATGTCCCCCATTAACATGCTCTACTTCAATGATAAGCAGCAGATCATCCACGGCAAGATCCCGGGGATGGTGGTGGATAGATGTGGCTGCTCTTAG